A genomic segment from Streptomyces sp. NBC_00459 encodes:
- the whiA gene encoding DNA-binding protein WhiA, with translation MAMTAAVKDEISRLPVTRTCCRKAEVSAILRFAGGLHLVSGRIVIEAELDTAMAARRLKRDILEIFGHSSELIVMAPGGLRRGSRYVVRVVAGGDQLARQTGLVDGRGRPIRGLPPQVVSGATCDAEAAWRGAFLAHGSLTEPGRSSSLEVTCPGPEAALALVGAARRLSIAAKAREVRGVDRVVVRDGDAIGALLTRLGAHESVLAWEERRMRREVRATANRLANFDDANLRRSARAAVAAGARVQRALEILADEVPEHLAAAGRLRMDHKQASLEELGALADPPLTKDAVAGRIRRLLAMADKRAQDLGIPGTESNLTEEMADAG, from the coding sequence ATGGCGATGACGGCAGCGGTGAAGGACGAGATTTCCCGGCTCCCCGTCACCCGTACCTGCTGCAGGAAGGCGGAGGTCTCTGCCATTCTGCGGTTCGCCGGCGGCCTCCACCTGGTGAGCGGGCGCATCGTGATCGAGGCGGAGCTGGACACCGCGATGGCGGCTCGTCGGCTCAAGCGGGACATTCTGGAGATTTTCGGCCACAGTTCCGAACTGATCGTGATGGCGCCCGGCGGACTTCGCCGCGGCTCCCGTTACGTGGTCCGGGTGGTCGCGGGCGGCGATCAGCTGGCCCGCCAGACAGGGCTCGTGGACGGCCGTGGGCGCCCGATCAGAGGCCTGCCCCCGCAGGTGGTCTCCGGGGCCACCTGCGATGCGGAGGCGGCCTGGAGAGGCGCCTTCCTGGCCCACGGCTCGCTCACCGAGCCGGGACGTTCCTCGTCCCTGGAGGTGACCTGCCCGGGCCCCGAGGCCGCGCTGGCCCTCGTCGGTGCCGCCCGCCGCCTCTCGATCGCGGCCAAGGCCCGCGAGGTGCGGGGCGTCGACCGGGTCGTCGTCCGGGACGGGGACGCGATCGGCGCCCTCCTCACCCGGCTCGGCGCACACGAGTCCGTGCTGGCCTGGGAGGAGCGGCGGATGCGCCGCGAGGTCCGCGCCACCGCGAACCGTCTCGCCAACTTCGACGACGCCAACCTGCGCCGTTCCGCGCGAGCGGCGGTCGCCGCCGGCGCCCGGGTCCAGCGCGCGCTGGAGATCCTCGCCGACGAGGTCCCCGAGCACCTCGCGGCGGCCGGCCGGCTGCGCATGGACCACAAGCAGGCCTCCCTGGAGGAACTGGGCGCCCTCGCCGACCCGCCGCTGACCAAGGACGCCGTCGCGGGCCGGATCCGCCGGCTGCTCGCCATGGCGGACAAGCGGGCCCAGGACCTCGGCATCCCGGGGACGGAGTCCAACCTCACCGAGGAGATGGCCGACGCGGGCTGA
- the rapZ gene encoding RNase adapter RapZ — MTEHETPKAEHTADGQAGHKEAGHDRSRHAEGPAPGDAAGQEPPGQEDGEQVGTGIETAGAAEAAIPELVIISGMSGAGRSTAAKCLEDLGWFVVDNLPPALIPTMVELGARSQGNVARIAVVVDVRGRRFFDNLRESLADLATKGVTRRIVFLESSDDALVRRFESVRRPHPLQGDGRIVDGIDAERELLRELRGDADLVIDTSSLNVHELRAKMDAQFAGEEEPELRATVMSFGFKYGLPVDADLVVDMRFLPNPHWVPELRPYTGLNEEVSAYVFNQPGAKEFIDRYTELLQLIAAGYRREGKRYVTIAVGCTGGKHRSVATSEKLAARLASQGVETVIVHRDMGRE, encoded by the coding sequence ATGACCGAGCACGAGACACCGAAGGCCGAGCACACAGCGGACGGCCAGGCAGGTCACAAGGAAGCGGGCCATGATCGCTCGCGACACGCCGAGGGCCCGGCACCGGGTGACGCGGCGGGCCAGGAACCACCGGGCCAGGAAGACGGAGAGCAAGTGGGTACGGGCATCGAGACAGCAGGGGCGGCCGAAGCGGCCATCCCCGAGCTGGTGATCATCTCCGGCATGTCCGGAGCGGGCCGTTCGACAGCGGCCAAGTGTCTGGAGGACCTCGGCTGGTTCGTCGTCGACAACCTGCCGCCCGCGCTGATCCCCACCATGGTGGAGCTCGGCGCCCGGTCCCAGGGCAACGTCGCCAGGATCGCGGTCGTCGTCGACGTACGCGGCAGGCGTTTCTTCGACAACCTCCGTGAGTCGCTCGCCGATCTGGCGACGAAGGGCGTCACCCGGCGGATCGTCTTCCTGGAGTCCTCGGACGACGCCCTGGTGCGCCGCTTCGAGTCGGTGCGCCGACCGCACCCCCTCCAGGGGGACGGCCGCATCGTCGACGGCATCGACGCCGAGCGCGAACTGCTGCGCGAACTGCGCGGCGACGCCGACCTGGTGATCGACACCTCCAGCCTCAACGTGCACGAACTGCGCGCCAAGATGGACGCCCAGTTCGCCGGTGAGGAGGAGCCCGAGCTGCGGGCCACGGTGATGTCCTTCGGCTTCAAGTACGGCCTCCCGGTCGACGCCGACCTGGTCGTGGACATGCGCTTCCTGCCCAATCCGCACTGGGTCCCGGAACTGCGTCCGTACACCGGCCTCAACGAGGAGGTGTCGGCGTACGTCTTCAACCAGCCCGGCGCCAAGGAGTTCATCGACCGGTACACCGAGCTGCTCCAGCTCATCGCCGCCGGATACCGCCGCGAGGGCAAGCGCTATGTGACGATCGCGGTCGGCTGCACGGGCGGCAAGCACCGTTCGGTCGCCACCTCCGAGAAGCTCGCCGCCCGCCTCGCCTCGCAGGGCGTGGAGACCGTGATCGTGCACCGGGACATGGGACGGGAATGA
- the uvrC gene encoding excinuclease ABC subunit UvrC: protein MADPSSYRPKPGQIPDSPGVYRFRDEHRRVIYVGKAKSLRQRLANYFQDLAGLHPRTRTMVTTAASVEWTVVSTEVEALQLEYSWIKEYDPRFNVKYRDDKSYPYLAVTMNEEYPRVQVMRGQKRKGVRYFGPYGHAWAIRDTVDLLLRVFPVRTCSAGVFKNAARTGRPCLLGYIGKCSAPCVGRVSAEEHRELADEFSDFMAGRTGTYIRRLEQRMTEAAEEMEYERAARLRDDIDALRKAMEKSAVVLADATDADLIAVAEDELEAAVQIFHVRGGRVRGQRGWVTDKVEEITTGALVEHALQQLYGEEKGDSVPKEVLVPALPDPVEPVQEWLAERRGAGVSLRIPQRGDKKALMETVQRNAQHSLVLHKTKRASDLTTRSRALEEIAEALDLDSAPLRIECYDISHLQGDDVVASMVVFEDGLQRKSEYRRFQIKGFEGQDDVRSMHEVIGRRFKRYIAEKERTGEWADGQDPGPGTGQELGREPGEELKDEEGRPKRFAYPPQLVVVDGGQPQVAAAQRALDELGIDDIAVCGLAKRLEEVWVPGEDDPVILPRTSEGLYLLQRVRDEAHRFAITYQRVKRAKRFRASPLDDVPGLGETRKQALIKHFGSVKKLRSATIDQIREVPGIGLKTAETIAVALAQAAPAAPAVNTATGEIMEDTEHTDGTADTQDGAPGTRAGAPGEPVAAGAPDERRGQET from the coding sequence ATGGCCGACCCCTCCAGCTACCGCCCCAAGCCGGGACAGATCCCGGACTCTCCCGGGGTGTACAGATTCCGCGACGAGCACCGCCGGGTGATCTACGTCGGGAAGGCGAAAAGCCTGCGCCAACGCCTGGCCAACTACTTCCAGGATCTTGCCGGTCTCCATCCGCGCACCCGCACGATGGTCACCACGGCCGCCTCCGTGGAGTGGACGGTGGTCTCCACGGAGGTCGAGGCGCTCCAGCTGGAGTACTCCTGGATCAAGGAGTACGACCCCCGTTTCAACGTCAAGTACCGCGACGACAAGAGCTACCCGTATCTCGCGGTGACGATGAACGAGGAGTACCCGCGTGTGCAGGTGATGCGGGGTCAGAAGCGCAAGGGCGTCCGCTACTTCGGGCCGTACGGGCACGCGTGGGCGATCCGCGACACGGTGGACCTGCTCCTGCGGGTCTTCCCGGTGCGCACGTGCTCGGCCGGCGTCTTCAAGAACGCCGCCCGCACCGGCCGCCCCTGTCTCCTCGGCTACATCGGCAAGTGCTCGGCGCCCTGCGTCGGGCGGGTCTCGGCCGAGGAACACCGCGAACTGGCCGACGAGTTCAGCGACTTCATGGCCGGCCGCACAGGGACGTACATCCGCCGGCTCGAACAGCGGATGACGGAAGCGGCCGAGGAGATGGAGTACGAGCGGGCGGCCCGGCTGCGCGACGACATCGACGCCCTGCGGAAGGCCATGGAGAAGAGCGCGGTCGTACTCGCCGACGCGACCGACGCAGACCTGATCGCGGTCGCCGAGGACGAGCTGGAAGCTGCCGTGCAGATCTTCCACGTTCGCGGTGGGCGGGTGCGCGGCCAGCGGGGCTGGGTGACCGACAAGGTCGAGGAGATCACCACCGGGGCACTGGTCGAGCACGCCCTCCAGCAGCTCTACGGCGAGGAGAAGGGCGACTCCGTGCCCAAGGAGGTGCTCGTCCCCGCGCTGCCCGACCCCGTGGAGCCCGTCCAGGAGTGGCTGGCCGAGCGGCGCGGAGCCGGCGTCTCGCTGCGCATCCCGCAGCGCGGCGACAAGAAGGCCCTCATGGAGACCGTGCAGCGCAACGCGCAGCATTCGCTCGTGCTGCACAAGACCAAGCGTGCCTCCGACCTGACGACCCGCTCGCGCGCCCTGGAGGAGATCGCCGAGGCCCTCGACCTGGACAGCGCCCCGCTGCGGATCGAGTGCTACGACATCTCCCACCTCCAGGGCGACGACGTGGTGGCGTCGATGGTCGTCTTCGAGGACGGACTGCAGCGCAAGAGCGAGTACCGCCGCTTCCAGATCAAGGGTTTCGAGGGACAGGACGACGTCCGGTCCATGCACGAGGTCATCGGCCGACGCTTCAAGCGCTACATCGCCGAGAAGGAGAGGACCGGGGAATGGGCGGACGGCCAGGACCCCGGCCCGGGAACCGGTCAGGAGCTCGGCCGGGAACCCGGCGAGGAGCTGAAGGACGAGGAGGGGCGGCCCAAGCGGTTCGCCTATCCGCCGCAGCTCGTCGTCGTCGACGGCGGGCAGCCGCAGGTCGCCGCCGCCCAGCGGGCGCTGGACGAGCTGGGCATCGACGACATCGCCGTCTGCGGCCTCGCCAAGCGCCTGGAGGAGGTCTGGGTGCCCGGCGAGGACGACCCGGTGATCCTGCCCCGCACCAGTGAGGGCCTGTATCTGCTCCAGCGTGTACGGGACGAGGCCCACCGCTTCGCGATCACCTACCAGCGCGTCAAACGGGCCAAACGCTTCCGGGCGAGCCCGCTCGACGACGTCCCCGGACTCGGCGAAACCCGCAAACAGGCGCTGATCAAGCATTTCGGCTCGGTGAAGAAGCTGCGGTCCGCCACAATCGACCAGATCCGCGAGGTTCCCGGCATAGGCCTCAAGACGGCCGAGACGATCGCCGTGGCCCTCGCACAGGCGGCCCCGGCCGCACCCGCCGTGAACACGGCGACCGGAGAGATCATGGAAGACACGGAACACACGGACGGCACAGCGGACACGCAGGACGGGGCACCCGGAACGAGGGCCGGTGCCCCGGGGGAACCCGTAGCCGCGGGCGCCCCGGACGAGCGACGGGGGCAGGAGACATGA
- a CDS encoding LacI family DNA-binding transcriptional regulator: MATMADVARHAGVSVATVSHVLNDTRVVRPATRQAVLDAIEVLGYTPNTLARSLVTARTRSIGLAVSAISNPYFTEILQGVEAGALEHGYSLLVADPHDDPEHERKVVQLLHERRVDGMIVAPSADPSALVTYLTRHGVPTVFLDRLLDTSSDSAPRFDQVCAENTEPMARLVAHLTALGHERVGLVAGRPGLSTTTERIAGYRIGLAFAGLPVDERLVVHGDSESEGAERATAALLSLAAPPTALVTANNVMTIGALRALRERGLTVPDDLALCCFDDFAWADLFTPGLTAVAQPGKDIGAQAVRLLLDRLADPDRPTRTVRLPCTFVHRESCGCAAREHAENSRQAEKGPVS; the protein is encoded by the coding sequence ATGGCGACGATGGCCGACGTGGCGCGGCACGCCGGTGTGTCCGTGGCGACCGTCTCCCACGTGCTGAACGACACCCGTGTCGTGCGCCCCGCGACCCGTCAGGCCGTCCTCGACGCCATCGAGGTACTGGGTTACACCCCGAACACGCTGGCCCGTTCCCTGGTCACCGCACGGACGCGGTCCATCGGACTCGCGGTGTCGGCGATCAGCAACCCGTACTTCACGGAGATCCTCCAGGGCGTCGAGGCCGGTGCTCTGGAACACGGCTACAGCCTCCTCGTGGCCGACCCGCACGACGACCCCGAGCACGAGCGCAAGGTCGTCCAGCTGCTGCACGAACGACGCGTGGACGGCATGATCGTCGCCCCCTCGGCGGATCCGAGCGCTCTGGTCACCTACCTGACCCGGCACGGCGTACCGACCGTGTTCCTGGACCGGCTGCTCGACACCTCCTCGGACAGCGCCCCGCGCTTCGACCAGGTGTGCGCCGAGAACACCGAACCCATGGCCCGGCTGGTCGCCCACCTCACCGCGCTCGGGCACGAACGCGTCGGACTGGTCGCGGGCCGCCCCGGCCTCAGCACGACGACGGAACGGATCGCCGGCTACCGCATCGGCCTCGCGTTCGCCGGGCTCCCCGTCGACGAACGCCTGGTGGTCCACGGCGACTCCGAGTCGGAGGGGGCCGAGCGGGCCACCGCCGCCCTTCTCTCCCTCGCGGCGCCGCCGACCGCCCTCGTCACCGCCAACAACGTGATGACCATCGGCGCCCTGCGTGCCCTGCGCGAGCGGGGTCTCACCGTGCCGGACGACCTGGCACTGTGCTGCTTCGACGACTTCGCCTGGGCCGACCTCTTCACCCCGGGGCTCACCGCCGTCGCACAGCCAGGCAAGGACATCGGCGCCCAGGCGGTGCGTCTGCTCCTGGACCGCCTGGCCGACCCGGACCGCCCGACCCGGACCGTGCGGCTCCCGTGCACGTTCGTCCATCGCGAGTCGTGCGGATGCGCGGCCCGGGAGCACGCCGAGAACTCCCGCCAGGCCGAGAAAGGACCCGTCTCATGA
- a CDS encoding carbohydrate kinase family protein — translation MIVVAGEALIDLVPRAAGALADLRPALGGGPYNTAVALGRLGSPTAFCSRVSSDAFGEALLDGLRAAGVDVSSVQRGSEPTTLAVASIGVDGSAAYSFYVEGTADRLFTAPARLPRTARAVSFGTCSLVLEPGASAYEELLRSAAAQGVFTALDPNIRAGLIPDADAYRARFTSWLPSVSLLKLSEEDAKWLGGTPREWLAAGPSAVVVTRGGDGLTVFTPDGGEHSVPGEEVDVVDTIGAGDTVNAALLHGLSARDALSPAALADLGPDGWTDLLRLAARAAAITCSRAGAEPPYAAELGAL, via the coding sequence ATGATCGTCGTCGCCGGTGAGGCACTCATCGACCTGGTGCCGCGCGCGGCGGGCGCCCTCGCGGATCTGCGACCGGCGCTGGGCGGCGGGCCCTACAACACGGCGGTGGCCCTGGGCCGCCTCGGCTCCCCCACCGCGTTCTGTTCCCGCGTCTCGTCCGACGCGTTCGGCGAGGCGCTGCTCGACGGGCTGCGTGCGGCAGGCGTCGACGTGTCGTCCGTACAGCGCGGCAGCGAGCCGACGACGCTGGCGGTCGCCTCGATCGGTGTGGACGGCTCCGCCGCCTACTCCTTCTATGTCGAGGGCACCGCCGACCGGCTGTTCACGGCGCCCGCTCGGCTCCCCCGCACAGCCAGGGCGGTGTCCTTCGGCACCTGCTCGCTGGTCCTGGAACCGGGTGCGAGCGCGTACGAGGAACTGCTGCGGAGCGCTGCCGCACAGGGCGTGTTCACCGCGCTCGATCCGAACATCAGGGCGGGATTGATTCCCGACGCGGATGCCTACCGGGCCCGTTTCACGAGTTGGCTGCCGTCGGTGTCGCTGCTCAAGCTCTCGGAGGAGGACGCGAAGTGGCTCGGCGGAACTCCGCGCGAGTGGCTGGCCGCCGGTCCCTCCGCCGTCGTCGTCACCCGGGGCGGCGACGGGCTGACCGTCTTCACCCCTGACGGTGGCGAACACTCCGTGCCCGGTGAGGAGGTCGACGTCGTGGACACGATCGGCGCCGGCGACACCGTGAACGCGGCGCTGCTGCACGGCCTGTCGGCCCGGGACGCGCTGTCGCCGGCGGCCCTGGCCGACCTGGGCCCCGACGGCTGGACCGACCTGCTCCGCCTCGCGGCCCGCGCGGCGGCGATCACCTGCTCACGAGCGGGGGCGGAACCTCCGTACGCGGCCGAACTGGGCGCACTCTAG
- a CDS encoding gluconeogenesis factor YvcK family protein: MTGRTPRLSRLRRVAGEGRAGRPVEARGAKPRRRGAQPKVVALGGGMGLSASLAALRRITGDLTAVVTVADDGGSSGRLRDELGVLPPGDLRKALAALCGDDEWGQTWARVIQHRFQSKGDLHDHAVGNLLIVALWEQIGDHVQALDLVGRLLGAHGRVLPMSAVPLELQALVKGHDPERPDDVDTVRGQATVALTPGEVQSVHLVPHDPPAVPEAVAAVLDADWVVLGPGSWFSSVIPHLLVPELLEALTETKARRVLSLNLAPQPGETEGFSPQRHLEVLGRHAPKLALDVVLADEAAVPDRDLLTDAAKRFGAAVELAPVARTDGSPRHDTELLAAAYDRIFRMHGRIGPWR; the protein is encoded by the coding sequence ATGACGGGACGTACACCGCGGCTGAGCAGGCTGCGCCGGGTCGCCGGCGAGGGCCGCGCGGGCCGGCCCGTCGAGGCCCGGGGCGCCAAGCCGCGCCGCCGGGGCGCCCAGCCCAAGGTCGTCGCCCTGGGCGGCGGCATGGGCCTGTCCGCCTCGCTCGCCGCACTGCGCCGGATCACCGGCGACCTGACCGCCGTCGTCACCGTGGCCGACGACGGCGGCTCCAGCGGGCGCCTGCGCGACGAGCTGGGCGTCCTGCCGCCCGGCGACCTCCGCAAGGCCCTGGCCGCGTTGTGCGGCGACGACGAATGGGGCCAGACCTGGGCCCGTGTCATCCAGCACCGCTTCCAGTCCAAGGGCGACCTGCACGACCACGCGGTCGGCAACCTGCTGATCGTCGCCCTGTGGGAGCAGATCGGTGACCACGTCCAGGCACTCGACCTGGTCGGCAGGCTGCTGGGCGCGCACGGCCGCGTGCTGCCGATGTCCGCCGTACCCCTGGAACTGCAGGCCCTGGTCAAGGGGCACGACCCGGAGCGGCCCGACGACGTCGACACCGTACGGGGACAGGCGACCGTCGCGTTGACGCCCGGCGAGGTGCAGAGCGTGCATCTCGTGCCGCACGACCCGCCCGCCGTCCCGGAAGCCGTCGCGGCGGTCCTGGACGCCGACTGGGTGGTTCTCGGGCCGGGATCCTGGTTCTCCTCCGTGATCCCGCATCTACTGGTGCCCGAACTGCTGGAGGCGCTCACCGAGACGAAGGCCCGACGGGTACTCTCGCTGAACCTCGCGCCGCAACCCGGAGAAACCGAAGGCTTCTCCCCGCAGCGTCATTTGGAGGTTTTGGGACGACACGCCCCTAAACTCGCCCTGGACGTGGTGCTGGCCGACGAGGCCGCCGTGCCCGACCGCGACTTGCTGACCGATGCCGCCAAACGGTTCGGTGCCGCGGTCGAGCTGGCGCCGGTGGCCCGGACCGACGGATCTCCTCGGCACGATACGGAGCTGTTGGCCGCCGCGTACGACCGTATTTTTCGGATGCATGGAAGGATCGGCCCATGGCGATGA
- a CDS encoding M14 family metallopeptidase, with the protein MRRRARTILATGALLMGGAGIVPVAVAAEDAGTPGADEVKVFRAEVTKAQIPLLLAAGQDGHELGEQAPEKGTATVEVYLTDKQADQLEDKGVDLKEHTLTAKARARVAAAGDGVFRPYSGAGNLQEEILRTAQENPALTKVVSIGKTLQGQDILALKLTKGAKKTKDGAKPSVLYMSNQHAREWITPEMTRRLMHHYLDSYSKDKRIKKIVDSTELWFVLSANPDGYDFTHRADGERQWRKNMRDINGDGATTIGDGVDLNRNFAYKWGYDNEGSSPFPTSETYRGAGPGSEPETKALDAFERRIGFEYGINYHSAAELLLYGVGWQVASPSPDDVLYKSLAGTPENSAIPGYHPQLSSELYTTNGEADGHAANVNGTAMFTPEMSTCQTVSNLYPDDAWNAADCASVFTFPDDEKLIQEEFAKNIPFALSVAESAGRPDQPKSSVGIDAPDFTPAPFTTSYSRGADQEVSVVARRSVGDKRLNYRVDGGRTKSTALKAWKGGETFGGDDNLYFDEYRAKVTDGDPGDKVEVWFTGRTKDKKRTSSTHFTYTVAERPRADTLVVAEEGATATQTQVYVDALKANGRKPLVWDVAALGAPDALGVLGHFKTVVHYTGAVRPGNATQLQLRAYLNEGGKLVEAGETAGGSVDLGGGTLSNDFSQYYLGAYSRTTLPSVTAFNGTGKLTGFTGALGAAPGNPLNAAGSFSATSDSLPVATYPQFASAGAGGYPGTVNPYGPYAGSSMAAVTHTDYAWNRLARTIDLTGVSAADAPTFRTQLLWDTEEGYDHAVLEAHTAGADDWTTLPEKGGATSTTVPTECEAGFFIQGHPALSRYLTLGSGACTPTGTSGSWNSFTGTSAGWQEVDFDLSAYAGKKVEISLSYITDPGSGGRGVLADNATVVIGGTAGAVEGFETSLGAWSTPGPPAGSPAVIKDWGLSGELFKTYGAVTTDDTVLLGFGLEHVATAADRKALLGKALAALKG; encoded by the coding sequence ATGAGACGCAGAGCGAGAACGATCCTCGCCACCGGCGCACTCCTGATGGGCGGCGCGGGAATCGTGCCCGTCGCCGTGGCCGCGGAGGACGCCGGTACGCCCGGAGCCGACGAGGTCAAGGTCTTCCGCGCCGAGGTCACGAAGGCGCAGATACCCCTGCTCCTCGCGGCCGGCCAGGACGGCCACGAGCTCGGGGAGCAGGCACCGGAGAAGGGCACGGCCACGGTCGAGGTCTACCTCACCGACAAACAGGCCGACCAGCTGGAGGACAAGGGTGTCGACCTCAAGGAGCACACGCTCACGGCGAAGGCACGCGCGCGCGTGGCCGCCGCCGGCGACGGTGTGTTCCGGCCGTACAGCGGAGCCGGCAACCTCCAGGAGGAGATCCTCCGGACCGCACAGGAGAACCCGGCCCTGACCAAGGTCGTCTCCATCGGCAAGACCCTGCAGGGGCAGGACATCCTCGCGCTCAAACTGACCAAGGGCGCGAAGAAGACCAAGGACGGCGCCAAGCCGTCCGTCCTGTACATGTCCAATCAGCACGCGCGTGAATGGATCACGCCGGAGATGACCCGGCGTCTGATGCACCACTACTTGGACAGCTACTCCAAGGACAAGCGCATCAAGAAGATCGTCGACTCGACCGAACTGTGGTTCGTCCTGTCCGCGAACCCCGACGGCTACGACTTCACCCACCGGGCCGACGGCGAACGCCAGTGGCGCAAGAACATGCGGGACATCAACGGCGACGGCGCCACCACCATCGGCGACGGTGTCGACCTCAACCGCAACTTCGCCTACAAGTGGGGCTACGACAACGAGGGTTCGTCCCCGTTCCCCACCAGCGAGACCTACCGCGGCGCGGGCCCGGGCTCGGAGCCCGAGACCAAGGCCCTGGACGCCTTCGAGCGGCGCATCGGCTTCGAGTACGGCATCAACTACCACTCCGCCGCCGAGCTCCTCCTCTACGGGGTCGGCTGGCAGGTGGCCTCGCCGAGCCCCGACGACGTCCTCTACAAGTCGCTGGCCGGGACCCCGGAGAACTCCGCGATCCCCGGCTACCACCCCCAGCTCTCCTCCGAGCTGTACACGACCAACGGCGAGGCGGACGGCCACGCGGCCAACGTCAACGGCACGGCGATGTTCACCCCGGAGATGTCGACCTGCCAGACCGTGTCGAACCTCTATCCGGACGACGCCTGGAACGCGGCCGACTGCGCCTCGGTCTTCACCTTCCCGGACGACGAGAAGCTGATCCAGGAGGAGTTCGCCAAGAACATCCCGTTCGCCCTGTCGGTCGCCGAGTCCGCGGGCAGGCCCGACCAGCCGAAGTCCTCGGTCGGCATCGACGCCCCGGACTTCACCCCGGCACCCTTCACCACCTCGTACTCGCGCGGCGCCGACCAGGAGGTCTCGGTCGTCGCACGCAGGTCCGTGGGCGACAAGCGGCTCAACTACCGTGTCGACGGCGGCCGTACGAAGAGCACGGCACTCAAGGCATGGAAGGGCGGCGAGACCTTCGGCGGTGACGACAACCTGTACTTCGACGAGTACCGCGCCAAGGTCACCGACGGCGACCCGGGCGACAAGGTCGAGGTCTGGTTCACCGGCAGGACCAAGGACAAGAAGCGCACCAGCAGCACGCACTTCACGTACACGGTCGCCGAACGGCCGCGCGCCGACACGCTCGTCGTCGCCGAGGAGGGCGCGACCGCCACACAGACGCAGGTCTACGTCGACGCGCTGAAGGCCAACGGCAGGAAGCCGCTCGTCTGGGACGTCGCCGCCCTGGGCGCACCCGACGCGCTCGGCGTGCTCGGCCACTTCAAGACGGTCGTCCACTACACGGGCGCCGTACGGCCGGGCAACGCCACCCAGCTCCAGCTGCGCGCCTACCTCAACGAGGGCGGCAAGCTGGTCGAGGCCGGCGAGACCGCGGGCGGCTCCGTCGACCTCGGCGGGGGCACCCTGTCGAACGACTTCAGCCAGTACTACCTGGGCGCCTACTCCCGTACGACCCTGCCGTCCGTCACCGCCTTCAACGGCACCGGGAAGCTCACCGGCTTCACCGGCGCTCTGGGCGCCGCGCCGGGCAACCCGCTGAACGCGGCCGGGTCCTTCAGCGCCACCTCGGACAGCCTGCCCGTGGCGACGTACCCGCAGTTCGCCAGCGCGGGCGCGGGCGGATATCCCGGAACCGTCAACCCGTACGGACCGTACGCGGGCTCCTCCATGGCGGCCGTCACGCACACCGACTACGCCTGGAACCGTCTCGCCCGCACCATCGACCTCACCGGGGTGAGCGCGGCCGACGCGCCCACCTTCCGTACTCAGCTCCTGTGGGACACGGAGGAGGGCTACGACCACGCCGTACTCGAAGCCCACACGGCCGGGGCCGACGACTGGACCACGCTCCCGGAGAAGGGCGGCGCCACCAGTACCACCGTGCCCACCGAGTGCGAGGCCGGCTTCTTCATCCAGGGCCATCCCGCTCTCTCCCGCTATCTGACCCTCGGCTCGGGCGCCTGCACGCCCACCGGGACCAGCGGCTCCTGGAACAGCTTCACCGGGACCTCCGCGGGCTGGCAGGAGGTCGACTTCGACCTCTCGGCCTACGCGGGCAAGAAGGTGGAGATCTCGCTCAGCTACATCACCGACCCCGGCTCCGGAGGCCGCGGCGTCCTCGCCGACAACGCCACCGTCGTGATCGGCGGCACGGCGGGCGCGGTCGAGGGCTTCGAGACGTCCCTGGGCGCCTGGAGCACCCCCGGACCGCCTGCGGGCAGCCCCGCCGTCATCAAGGACTGGGGTCTGTCGGGCGAACTGTTCAAGACGTACGGAGCGGTCACCACCGATGACACCGTGCTGCTGGGCTTCGGCCTGGAGCACGTCGCCACGGCGGCCGACCGGAAGGCCCTCCTCGGCAAGGCCCTGGCCGCGCTGAAGGGCTGA